One Parashewanella spongiae genomic window, TTTTTCTAGATTTAAATTAACTAGCGACTTATTACTATATTAAGTTAAATCGCTTTTGTGGTACTTACCATCATACAAGGCAATTAATTCGTTCACTTTTTTTCTTGAACTGCCTTTTTGACTGATGCTTCTTTGCACTTGGATCTGACGAAGCCTTGCCCCATGATATAACTCTCGAGTTAACGGAATATCATGATTACTTACCACGACATGAACCTCTTTTTCCATCGCCATATGACGAGAAAGCCGCGCTAAAATCGCCTGATCATCAAGCGAGAACCCTGCTCCAACATAAGTAGTAAAGCTGGCCGTTGTTGAAAGCGGTGCATAAGGAGGATCGCAATAAATCACATCCCCTGAAGTTGCCAGTTCAAATGCCTGTTCATAACCGATACATCTAAATTCTGCTTTTTGGGCTTTTTCTGCAAAAAATTGCAGTTCTTTTTCAGGGAAGTAAGGCTTCTTAAAAGAACCAAAAGGAACATTAAAGCCACCTTTACGGTTGTAACGACACAAACCATTAAAACCATAACGATTTAGATATAAAAAGTACAGGCTTCGCTCAAAAGCATCATCAGTTTGATTAAATTTTTCTCGAATCGCGTAATACGCTTGTTTTTCATTCATTGATTCGACAAACAACTTACTAGCTTCTTTAATGTAAAAGTCAGGTTGTTTTTTGACGACATTATAAAGATTAATGAGATCTTGATTAATATCACAGAGCAAATACTCTTCGTAATCGGTATTGAGAAATACACTTCCGGCACCCACAAAAGGTTCAATCAGTCTTTCACCTTCTGGCAAAAACTCCTTTAATGTATCAACAAGTTTGAATTTACCGCCAGCCCATTTAAGAAAGGCTCTATTTTTTTTATTCATGGAATGGGTTATGTGCCGAACAAAACAAAGATGACGATTGTACGATGAATATGACTCTCATGTCATCTGTGTTAATGATTTTCTCTACGGTTTATCAGTGTGAAATCCCCGTTAAGACGTTTTTCATTATCATTGAACGCTAGTCGATTGAAATTCAAACTGTTTAAGCGCTTTCCATTTCCTCAGCCAAGGTTTAGGAAGTGATGTTTCTTCACTCAATTTTTTCTCAAATTGTCGTGCCGTTTTTCTATCGGAAAAATCACCAACAACTACTACCCAATGTTTGTTAAAACGAGCAACTTTCACTGCCGAATAAGGCTTAAGTTGATTAAGAATATTAGTCAGAGAACGCTGCTTGGATACTGACGCAATCTGCAAAGTAAACCCCTCAGGATGCTCAATAATCGCAGTAAAACTAGTTTTCTGTTCGTTACTACTATCGTTTTGTTCAGCAGTATCAATTGGCTTTGCCCTATTTCGTGTCTCAGAATTTGGCTCAAAAGGCGCTGTTGTTTGCAAAGGTAACTCAGAGAGGCTTTCAGCGTCATGACTCGGCCGTTCTATCAGAGCTAAAGCCATTGTAGGTTCAGCTTCTGAATCGCTCAATGTGTTAACGGCTTCGAGTGCTTCTGAAGATACCTTTGGCTCTTTTTGTTTTGTGTCGTTATCAATATCACTTACTACAGGCGATACAAATCGTGTAGAAATATTATTAATACCTTCTGTTTTTACTGGTTGCAAAGCTGTAATAGCACCGACAAAGATTTCGCTTTTTGAAGATTTAATTGCTTTTGGTTGCTCATTAGCTTTTGGTATTTCTAGCCAACCAAATTGCCAATTTAATAATACCAATGCAACTAAAGTCATTACTGTTAAACCCGACCATAATAGCCAAAGTTTGTTCTTGTTACGTTTGCTATTAGGTGTTGTTGCTTCATCTAAAAA contains:
- a CDS encoding Dam family site-specific DNA-(adenine-N6)-methyltransferase, yielding MNKKNRAFLKWAGGKFKLVDTLKEFLPEGERLIEPFVGAGSVFLNTDYEEYLLCDINQDLINLYNVVKKQPDFYIKEASKLFVESMNEKQAYYAIREKFNQTDDAFERSLYFLYLNRYGFNGLCRYNRKGGFNVPFGSFKKPYFPEKELQFFAEKAQKAEFRCIGYEQAFELATSGDVIYCDPPYAPLSTTASFTTYVGAGFSLDDQAILARLSRHMAMEKEVHVVVSNHDIPLTRELYHGARLRQIQVQRSISQKGSSRKKVNELIALYDGKYHKSDLT
- a CDS encoding AAA family ATPase, producing MDDSILLPSQLDLLERLQHNFYYSQQLQVLTGHSKSGKTRLLTQLASNIEDYDFAFIACPKHSEDVEIRRKIWVQLCTTPIFDDEAALTDTLINIENDFARPIIIILDDAHRLSHQIWAELLALSQMQVDNRPVAVVASSDNEFFDDFIELLPKSHQGHLQSLAIESLSVQEQDALYLSLLANANQQSFSERKLEKPDFTEGERYVGDITELFLDEATTPNSKRNKNKLWLLWSGLTVMTLVALVLLNWQFGWLEIPKANEQPKAIKSSKSEIFVGAITALQPVKTEGINNISTRFVSPVVSDIDNDTKQKEPKVSSEALEAVNTLSDSEAEPTMALALIERPSHDAESLSELPLQTTAPFEPNSETRNRAKPIDTAEQNDSSNEQKTSFTAIIEHPEGFTLQIASVSKQRSLTNILNQLKPYSAVKVARFNKHWVVVVGDFSDRKTARQFEKKLSEETSLPKPWLRKWKALKQFEFQSTSVQ